From Amycolatopsis sp. cg9, one genomic window encodes:
- the sigJ gene encoding RNA polymerase sigma factor SigJ, with translation MTSAIVHERRQLTGLAYRLLGSLSEAEDVVQEAFGRWYALPAPQREAIESPGAWLTTVASRICLDQLGSARVRRERYVGEWLPEPVPEDPLADPADRVALAESVTMAFLVVLDAMTPAERVAFVLHDVFGYPFAEVAAILDRSAAACRQLASAARRRVRVAREPAPARAGVVRAFKTAWEAKDIDGLIGLLDPEATLTADGGGLAAAVLRPVEGRERIVRYAVGLAARVSAMTLAEHPVNGRPGLVVRQGGAVVAVLAFDVDGDSIRRVWAVRNPEKLRRWQAAA, from the coding sequence ATGACCAGTGCGATCGTGCACGAGCGGCGGCAGCTGACCGGGCTCGCCTACCGGCTGCTCGGCTCGCTGAGCGAAGCCGAAGACGTCGTCCAGGAGGCCTTCGGGCGGTGGTACGCGCTGCCCGCGCCGCAGCGCGAGGCGATCGAGTCGCCCGGCGCGTGGCTGACGACCGTCGCGAGCCGCATCTGCCTCGACCAGCTCGGCTCGGCGCGGGTCCGGCGGGAGCGGTACGTCGGCGAGTGGCTCCCCGAGCCGGTGCCCGAAGACCCGCTCGCCGATCCGGCCGACCGCGTCGCGCTGGCCGAGTCGGTCACGATGGCGTTCCTCGTCGTGCTGGACGCGATGACCCCGGCCGAACGGGTGGCGTTCGTCCTGCACGACGTGTTCGGCTACCCGTTCGCCGAGGTCGCGGCGATCCTCGACCGGTCGGCGGCCGCCTGCCGCCAGCTCGCCTCCGCCGCGCGGCGCCGGGTCCGGGTGGCGCGGGAACCGGCGCCGGCGCGCGCCGGTGTCGTGCGGGCCTTCAAAACGGCGTGGGAGGCGAAGGACATCGACGGGCTGATCGGTCTCCTCGACCCCGAAGCGACCCTGACGGCCGACGGCGGTGGCTTGGCCGCCGCCGTCCTGCGCCCGGTCGAAGGCCGCGAGCGGATCGTGCGGTACGCCGTGGGCCTCGCGGCCCGCGTTTCCGCGATGACGCTCGCCGAGCACCCGGTCAACGGACGGCCCGGCCTGGTCGTGCGCCAGGGCGGCGCGGTCGTGGCCGTCCTCGCGTTCGACGTCGACGGCGACTCGATCAGGCGGGTGTGGGCGGTGCGGAACCCGGAGAAGCTGCGCCGGTGGCAAGCTGCTGCTTGA
- a CDS encoding amidohydrolase family protein, translating to MITRIRGYALPHGEYVDLYADGDRWTTDPVPGATLAGEGWLVPGLVDAHTHPGATEPGQPMDDEVLRAQLHQHVDAGVTLIRSPGLPGEPPPWFGEDPDVPRARHAGPWLAQHGQFFDGWGRRADHAELPALAAAQAARTGWAKIVADWRVGDSAVPADVLAAVVREVHAAGGRVAVHSQHPEGGAAAVAAGVDSLEHGMCLDPDLLARMAAQGTALTPTLSVINAGRARAERWPDSPRRTWYLGGARVHASLTAAAAEAGVRVLAGTDSLPHGGILAEVRALAASGVRPHDALAAASWNAREYLGLRGLEPGAPADAVVYDRDPREDLEQLADPVAVVLRGRCVRRRG from the coding sequence GTGATCACCCGCATCCGGGGGTACGCCCTGCCGCACGGCGAGTACGTGGACCTCTACGCCGACGGCGACCGCTGGACCACCGATCCGGTCCCGGGGGCGACGCTCGCCGGCGAGGGCTGGCTCGTGCCCGGCCTGGTCGACGCGCACACCCACCCCGGCGCGACCGAGCCGGGGCAGCCGATGGACGACGAGGTGCTCCGCGCGCAGCTGCACCAGCACGTCGACGCCGGGGTCACGCTGATCCGGTCGCCGGGGCTGCCGGGGGAGCCGCCGCCGTGGTTCGGCGAGGACCCCGACGTGCCGCGGGCCCGGCACGCCGGTCCGTGGCTGGCGCAGCACGGCCAGTTCTTCGACGGCTGGGGCCGCCGCGCGGACCACGCCGAGCTGCCCGCGCTGGCGGCCGCGCAGGCCGCGCGGACCGGGTGGGCGAAGATCGTCGCGGACTGGCGCGTCGGCGATTCCGCGGTGCCCGCCGACGTGCTGGCGGCCGTCGTGCGCGAGGTGCACGCGGCCGGCGGGCGGGTCGCCGTGCACAGCCAGCACCCGGAGGGCGGCGCGGCCGCGGTCGCGGCGGGCGTCGACTCCCTGGAACACGGCATGTGCCTCGACCCGGACCTGCTGGCGCGGATGGCCGCGCAGGGCACGGCGCTGACGCCGACGTTGTCGGTCATCAACGCGGGCCGGGCTCGCGCCGAGCGCTGGCCGGACAGTCCCCGGCGGACGTGGTACCTCGGCGGCGCGCGCGTCCACGCCTCGCTGACGGCGGCCGCGGCGGAAGCCGGGGTGCGGGTGCTGGCCGGGACGGATTCCCTGCCGCACGGCGGGATCCTGGCGGAGGTCCGCGCGCTGGCCGCGTCCGGTGTCCGGCCGCACGACGCGCTGGCGGCGGCGTCGTGGAACGCGCGCGAGTACCTGGGCCTGCGGGGCCTGGAGCCCGGCGCCCCGGCCGACGCCGTGGTCTACGACCGGGATCCGCGCGAAGACCTCGAGCAGCTGGCCGACCCGGTGGCGGTCGTGCTGCGGGGCCGCTGCGTGCGACGCCGTGGCTGA
- a CDS encoding ABC transporter ATP-binding protein, with amino-acid sequence MTHPVETTSLTKRYGPAAAVEDLNLSVPAGEVYGFLGPNGAGKTTTLRMLLGLIRPTSGSVRLLGAAPGPGSLARVGALIEGPAFYPYLSGRANLRILADHAGVRRTRVDAVLDVVSLTDRAKDRYSTYSLGMKQRLGLAAALLKDPELIVLDEPTNGLDPAGMADMRVTLRKLAADGCTVLLSSHLLAEVEQICDRVGVLDHGRLVIETTVADLRAGGALRVVAEPLEQARDHLRRQYGRVRVDDRALELDVDAGEAGRVNAGLVGAGCVVSELRWREPDLEQTFLALTGGTPDAAA; translated from the coding sequence GTGACCCATCCCGTGGAAACGACCTCGCTGACGAAGCGCTACGGACCGGCCGCCGCGGTCGAGGACCTGAACCTCTCGGTGCCCGCCGGTGAGGTGTACGGCTTCCTCGGCCCCAACGGTGCCGGCAAGACGACGACGCTGCGGATGCTGCTCGGCCTGATCCGGCCGACCTCCGGGAGCGTCCGGCTGCTCGGTGCCGCGCCCGGGCCGGGCAGCCTCGCCCGTGTCGGGGCGCTCATCGAAGGCCCCGCGTTCTACCCGTACCTGTCCGGCCGGGCGAACCTGAGGATCCTCGCCGACCACGCGGGGGTGCGGCGGACCCGCGTCGACGCCGTGCTCGACGTCGTCAGCCTCACCGACCGCGCCAAGGACCGGTATTCGACGTACTCGCTCGGCATGAAGCAGCGGCTCGGCCTCGCCGCGGCGCTGCTGAAGGACCCCGAGCTGATCGTCCTCGACGAGCCGACCAACGGCCTCGACCCGGCCGGCATGGCCGACATGCGGGTCACCCTGCGCAAGCTGGCCGCGGACGGCTGCACCGTGCTGCTGTCCAGCCACCTGCTGGCCGAGGTCGAGCAGATCTGCGACCGCGTCGGCGTGCTCGACCACGGGCGGCTCGTCATCGAGACGACCGTCGCGGACCTGCGCGCGGGCGGCGCGCTGCGCGTCGTCGCCGAGCCGCTGGAGCAGGCCCGCGACCACCTGCGACGGCAGTACGGCCGGGTCCGCGTCGACGACCGGGCGCTCGAACTCGACGTCGACGCGGGCGAAGCCGGCCGCGTGAACGCCGGGCTCGTCGGCGCCGGCTGCGTCGTCAGCGAACTGCGCTGGCGCGAACCCGACCTGGAACAGACCTTCCTCGCCCTGACCGGAGGCACCCCCGATGCTGCTGCGTGA
- a CDS encoding ABC transporter permease, translated as MLLRDIRAELLKQSRRPASWLLLAVAVVLSLTFGYAIPYAGLSGATSGPPGSNRGLAAMLPDAFIGSALGGLPIFVGALALIFGVLVAGSEYGYGTWKTVLVQHPSRIAVYGAKLVTVALAALAVVLALFAATAGASALVAALQDQPLSWPPVFDVVRGLGAGWLVTTMWGALGVLLAIGLRSVALPIGLGLVWLLAVQNLLSSIAAPLLDWVAQLQKGLPGPNAGALAAAFGASAPGVGQIVGSGQAAVVLAGYVILFGVLGGWLLHRRDIA; from the coding sequence ATGCTGCTGCGTGACATCCGAGCCGAGCTGCTCAAGCAGTCCCGCCGCCCGGCGAGCTGGCTGCTGCTGGCCGTCGCCGTCGTGCTCAGCCTGACCTTCGGCTACGCCATCCCGTACGCCGGGCTGAGCGGGGCCACGTCCGGACCGCCCGGCTCGAACCGCGGGCTGGCCGCGATGCTGCCGGACGCCTTCATCGGCAGTGCGCTGGGCGGGCTGCCGATCTTCGTCGGGGCCCTCGCGCTGATCTTCGGCGTGCTGGTCGCCGGCAGCGAGTACGGCTACGGCACGTGGAAGACGGTGCTGGTGCAGCACCCGTCGCGGATCGCGGTCTACGGCGCGAAGCTGGTCACCGTCGCGCTCGCCGCGCTGGCCGTCGTGCTCGCGCTGTTCGCCGCGACCGCCGGCGCGAGCGCGCTCGTCGCGGCGCTGCAGGACCAGCCGCTGAGCTGGCCGCCGGTCTTCGACGTCGTGCGCGGCCTCGGCGCCGGCTGGCTCGTCACGACGATGTGGGGCGCGCTCGGCGTGCTGCTCGCGATCGGCCTGCGCTCGGTGGCGCTGCCGATCGGGCTCGGCCTGGTGTGGCTGCTGGCCGTGCAGAACCTCCTGTCGTCGATCGCCGCGCCGCTGCTGGACTGGGTCGCGCAGCTGCAGAAGGGGCTGCCGGGGCCGAACGCGGGCGCGCTGGCCGCCGCGTTCGGGGCGAGCGCACCGGGGGTCGGGCAGATCGTCGGCTCCGGGCAGGCCGCCGTCGTGCTGGCCGGGTAC